The sequence ACTGGTGAAGATTTTGAAGCGGGCGAGATAGGCTATAGCTTCCTCTGTGGTCAGCAGACGCTCCTCGGACAGTGCATGCATCGGATGATCCTCAAGCAGGCAGTTGATTGTGGCCGGGCGACCGGGTGTTTCCGGCGCCTGCTGGCTTTTGGCATGTCTTCTCCGGTCCCGTGCCATTGACCGAGGTCTCCTGTCTCCGGCGGGCGGCGGCCGCCCGCGTGCGTTGATGGAGACAGTTTACGGCGCTCGATTGGGTTGGATCGACCCGCGCTATGAACCTGTAGAGGCGAGAGATGTGGATAAGTGCCTAGAAATACGGAACTTTCCCTCTGCAGAGGGCGCCGGGCAGGGACGTTGGGCAAAGAACTGTCCGGCAGGGGTTTTGGGCAAAGTTTTTCCAGGAGGGAATTATCCGGATTTTGGGTCAACCGGTGCCTGCACCGCGGAAGTTTGCGCATAAGCTTTGTGCAAATCCGGTGGCGGCGCGGCTTGGTTGGCGGGCGCATCTACTGGTCCTGGACCGGCTCCGGACCATTTTTGCGCGGCACGTCGCGCAGCCAGGACCGGACCGCTTTGGCATCGAACTCTCGTTTCTGCACCAAGTCTGCAGCCATGTCCTGCAGCAGCTGCTGATGGGGGTACAGCAGCGCGCGCGCGTGGTCCTCGGCGTAGTCGAGTTTCTCACGGAGGCGTTTGCGGTCGGGTTCAGCCAATTGCGCGTGATCCTGCGGTCCAAACCAGCTGTTGCCGAAGGCGCCTAAACCCAGTTCAAAATCCATTGCCAGGACCATCCGCGCTGCTTTCCCGAGGTCGGACGTGGCACTGCCGCCAGCGCCCGCGGACACAGTATTAAAGATGAGCCGCTCCGCTGCCCGACCGGACAAGTGGACGTACAACTGACGGTCGAAATCCGACGGCAGACCTGCATTCGGAGGAACATCCCGTTCGATTGTTCCGCCTGCGGCAGCCACCCGGACCTGTGTGATCGCCTCGCCGAAGATCCAGGCGACGATGGCATGGCCGCATTCATGGACGCAGATGCGGTAAAGTAAGTCATGGCTCTCCTTCAGTTCCATGACTTGCAGATGGCGGCGTAGAAGCTGGAGATCGAGCGGGCAGCCGCTGTGCCGGGCTTCACTGCGGGCAGAGCGCACCGCGGCGTCGATGTCGGCGGCGGTCTTGCCGATGCTGTCCCGCGCCAGCAGCTGCAGATCCCCCTCTTGGACTGCGTCCTGCAGCCGCTCAGCAATGAGGTGCTGCAGCATCGCCTTGCTTGGCAGCGGCATCTCGATCTTGATGTCAAACCGCCCGGCTCTCAGCACCGCGGGGTCTAGGTGCTCCGGGTGGTTGCAGGCACCGACGACCATGATCCCTTCCTCCCGGCTGACGCGGTCCATCTGCTCAAGGAACCCGGCGACCACCTGGCGCCTGTAGCTGGCACTGTTGTCGCCGACGCTGTCGCGGGAACCGATCGCGTCAATTTCATCCAAAAAAAGGATACAGGGAACATTCTTCTTCGCTTCATCGAAGCTTTTGCGCATCGCAAGCAGGAGGTTACCCAAGTGACCGTTGGCCTGCCATTCAGCGCAGCTGGTCTCGATGCAATTAACCTCGGCGCTCCCTCCCATTGCCCTGGCCAGATAACTTTTGCCGGTGCCTGGCTTGCCAAAAAGCAGCAAGGAGTGCGGGATCTCATTCCAGGCCACGCCGCCTTCGGCCCACAGGCGCAGGTCAGCAACCAGTTGCCGGGCGGTGTCATATGCTGGGCCAATGCCTGTGATCTCTTCCCTCGGGGCGTGGGCTTCGGGCGGTGAAGCCGCAGCGGCAGCAAGCGCTTGTGTGATGCGCTGCGCGACCCTTTTGGCAGTGGGCGCACGCAGGGCGAAAGAGAGTGTGGGGGTGGAGAGTTCTTGCAGCTGGCCGCTCGGGGGCAGCGCGGCGCGGGCGGCGGCTTCATCAATGCGGCCCGTGCGGCTGTGGGTCCGACGCAACAGGGCGATCAGAAAATCTGCGTCCACCTGTGGCAATGCCAGCTGATGACAGTGCTCCGCCACCAGCGGCGCCGGCAGGGCCATCTCATCCGGCAGGCAGATCCACAAAGGCTGGCTGTGCGCCAGGCCTTTGATGATTTGGTCGCGCAGCTCATCAATGTGTTGCTGTTCAATCGCA is a genomic window of Leisingera caerulea DSM 24564 containing:
- a CDS encoding AAA family ATPase, yielding MDAQLARGAVLILRNVPASGFSSVENLLNHALLPPGWQAYDARRQVQLPQRVTLAVPSARDGAIEQQHIDELRDQIIKGLAHSQPLWICLPDEMALPAPLVAEHCHQLALPQVDADFLIALLRRTHSRTGRIDEAAARAALPPSGQLQELSTPTLSFALRAPTAKRVAQRITQALAAAAASPPEAHAPREEITGIGPAYDTARQLVADLRLWAEGGVAWNEIPHSLLLFGKPGTGKSYLARAMGGSAEVNCIETSCAEWQANGHLGNLLLAMRKSFDEAKKNVPCILFLDEIDAIGSRDSVGDNSASYRRQVVAGFLEQMDRVSREEGIMVVGACNHPEHLDPAVLRAGRFDIKIEMPLPSKAMLQHLIAERLQDAVQEGDLQLLARDSIGKTAADIDAAVRSARSEARHSGCPLDLQLLRRHLQVMELKESHDLLYRICVHECGHAIVAWIFGEAITQVRVAAAGGTIERDVPPNAGLPSDFDRQLYVHLSGRAAERLIFNTVSAGAGGSATSDLGKAARMVLAMDFELGLGAFGNSWFGPQDHAQLAEPDRKRLREKLDYAEDHARALLYPHQQLLQDMAADLVQKREFDAKAVRSWLRDVPRKNGPEPVQDQ